In the Phenylobacterium soli genome, GGCTCGGCGAGGCGCTGTCCGCCCCCGGCATTCAGGTCGCTCTCGACCAGGCGATCGTCCGCGGCGACCGGCCGCTCGGGCCGGCGACCGAGGTCGCCTTCCTGCCTCCGATGAGCGGCGGATGAGCATCGCGCTGACCGAACAGCCCTTCGACCCGGGCGCCCTGCTGAGCCAGTTCAGCGCCGGTCGCAGCGAGGTGGGCGCCGTGGCGAGCTTCACCGGCCTGGCCCGCGCCGAGGGCGGGGAGGCCAAGATCCTTGAGCTCGAGGGTTATCCGGGCTTCACCGAGGCGGAGATCGGCAAGATCGCCGAGGAGGCGCTGAGCCGCTTCGGCATCGACGACCTGATGATCCGCCATCGGGTCGGCCGCATCGCCCCCGGCGAGCCGATCGTCTTCGTGGCCACGGCCGCCCGGCACCGGCGGGCCGCGTTCGAGGCCTGTGACTTCCTGATGGATTACTTGAAGTCGCGCGCCCCCTTCTGGAAGAAGGAGCACGGCCCGGCCGGCGCGCGCTGGATCGAGCCGCGGGCCGAGGACTATTCCGACGCCGCCCGCTGGGACGAGAAGGAGAGCCAGTCATGAACGCCCCCGCATTCGCGCCCGGCGGCAAGATCGACACCAACAAGCCGGTCAAGGCGGTGAAGATCGCCGTCCTGACGATCTCCGACACGCGCGACGAGGAGAGCGACACCTCCGGCAACATCCTGGCCGAACGCGTCACCGGCGCGGGCCACGAGCTGGCCGGTCGGGCCATCGTGCGCGACGACATCGAGGCGATCCGCGGCCAGGTGAGCGCCTGGGTCGCGTCGGGCGAGGTCGAGGCCATCGTCACCACCGGCGGCACCGGCATCACCGGCCGGGACGTGACACCCGAGGCCATCCGGCCGCTGTTCGACAAGGAGCTCGACGGCTTCTCGGTGATCTTCCACCTGGTCAGCTACCAGTCGGTGGGCCTTTCCACCCTTCAGTCCCGGGCCCTGGCTGGCATCGTGAAGGGGGTCTTCGTCTTCTGCCTGCCCGGCTCCAACGGGGCGGTGAAGGACGGCTGGGACAAGGTGATCTCCGCCCAGCTCGACAGCCGCCACGGCCCCTGCAACATGGTCGAGCTGATGCCGCGGCTGATGGAGCAGTGAGCAAGCTCACCCACATCGACGAGACCGGCCGCGCCCGCATGGTCGACGTCTCGGACAAGGCGGTCACCGCGCGCGAAGCGGTTGCCGAGGGGTTCGTCCGCATGAGCCCCGAGACCCTGAGGCTGGCGCTGTCCGGCGAGGGCCGGAAGGGCGACGTGCGCGCGGTCGCCGAGATCGCCGGCGTCATGGCCGCCAAGAAGACCTCCGACCTGATCCCCATGTGCCACCCGCTGGCGATCACCAAGGCCGAGGTCCGGGTCGAGCCGGCGGAGGGCGGCCTCGCCGTCACGGCACGGGTCAAGACCAGCGGTCAAACGGGGGTGGAGATGGAGGCGCTGACCGCCGTGTCGGTGGCCTGCCTCACGCTCTACGACATGCTGAAGGCCGCCGAGAAGGGCATGGTCATCGAGGCGGTGCGCCTGGTCGCCAAATCCGGCGGCAAGTCGGGCGACTGGACCGCATGAAGCTTCTTCCCGTGGACGAGGCGCGGGCGCGGATGCTGGCGGAGATCGCCGCCCTGCCCGTGGAGCCGGTTCCGCTCGCGGCCAGCATCGGCCGAGTGCTGGCCGAGGAGGTCGCCGCCGTCCGCGACCAGCCGCCGTTCGCCGCCTCCGCCATGGACGGCTGGGCGGTGCGCAGCGCCGACGGCGAGGGCCTTCGCGCCATCGTCGGCGAGAGCGCGGCCGGCCACGGCTACGAGGGCGAGGTCACGGCCGGCCAGGCCGTGCGCATCTTCACCGGCGCGGCCCTGCCGGCCGGCTGCGACGCTGTGGTGATCCAGGAGGACGCCAGCCGCGAGGGCGAACAGGTGCGCGTGCCGCAGGCCGCGGCCGGCCGCCACGTCCGTCCCGCCGGCGGCGATTTCAGGAAGGGCCAGGTCCTGCTGCAGCCCGGCGTGCGCATCGATCCGTGGCGGCTGTCGCTGGCCGCCTCGGCCGGACGGGCCCAGGTGAAGGTCCGGCGCCGCCCGCGCGTCGCCCTGATCTCGACCGGCGAGGAGATCGTCGAGGCGCCGGCGAACCCCGGGCCGTTTCAGATCTACGACTCCGGGGCTCCGGCCCTGGCGGCCATGGTCGCCGGCTGGGGCGCCGAGGTGACCCGCGCCAAGCCCGTGCGCGACCAACTGGAGGCGGTGATCGAGGCCCTGCGCACGGCGGAGGCCGACCTTGTAGTGACCGTGGGCGGCGCCTCGGTGGGCGACCACGACCTGGTGCGCACGGCCGGCGAGGCGCTGGGCCTCGACTACCGGGTGCAGAGCGTGGCGGTGCGGCCCGGCAAACCGACCTTCTTCGGCGTGCTCGGCGATGGGCGGCGGATGCTGGGCCTGCCCGGCAATCCCGCCTCGGCCTTCGTCTGCGCCGAGATGTTCCTGCGTCCGATCGTCAACGCCTATCAGGGAGCCGAGCCCCAGCCCGCCACCGTTCCGGCGACGCTCGACGAAGACCTGCCGGCCAACGGCCCGCGCGAGCACTGGATGCGCGCCAAGCTGACCTATGAGGCCGGCGAGGTGCGGATCCGTCCCTACCGGGATCAGGATTCGTCGCTGGTCAGCGTCTTCGCGGTCTCGGACGCGCTGCTGCGCCGGGCGCCGGGCGCGCCGGCGGTCGCGGCCGGCGAGGTGGTCGAGGCGCTGCCGCTGTCGCGGGCGTAGCGCAGGGCGGTTATCTCGCCGATCACCGACACCGCCACTTCCCAGGGCGCCTTGCCGCCAATGTCGAGGCCGATGGGCGCGTGCAGCCGCGCGATGGCGCTCTCGGCGATGCCGTCGGCCTTCAGCTCCGCCAGCCGCCCCATCAGCCGGCGCCGGGCGCCGAGCAGCCCCACATAGCCGGCCTGCGACGGCAGGGCGGCCTTGAGCGCGGCGTGGTCGGTCTCGATGTCGTGGGTGGCGATGGCCACCGCGGTCCAGGGATCGAGGTCCAGGGCGGCGAGCGCCGGGGCCGGCTCGTCCCGCCGATAGGCGACGCCGGGGATCGGCGGCGGGGCCGCGGGGCCCTTGGGCCGCAGAAGGGTGGTCTCGAACCCGGCCTGGGCACCGAGCTGGGCGATCGCCAGCGCCGTCGGATCGCCGCCGACCACCACCAGGCGCTGCGCCGGGTCATAGGGCCGCCAGACCGCGGCCTCGGCCCAGGGCGAGACGTCCGGGCCGCAGCGCCGGGTGTAGCCGTCGCTCACCCACACCACCGGCCGGCGCTCGTCTTCGGCGCTCAGCAGCTCCGCCAGCGCCGGATCGTCCGCGGCCACCCGCTCCACGAAGATCTCGATGCGCGCGCCGCACAGCAGGCGGATGTCCGGCCAGGGGCTGCCCTCGCCATAGACGAGGGTGCGCGGCTCGCCGTCCGCCAGGCAGGCGAAGGCGTGGTCGGCGATGTCGCTCTCGACGCAACCGCCGGAAAAATAGCCGGCGACGACTCCCGGCGCGAAGACCATCTGGGTTCCCGGCGGCCGCGGCCCCCCGCCCTCGACGCTGATCAGGGTGGCCAGGGCGCAGGCCTCCCCCGCCTGGCGGGCCCCTCGCAGGGCGGGCCGGACGTCCTCGGCCATGCCGAAAACCGGCCATTCGGGTAGGGGCTCACGCACGCTCACGATTTAACCCTCGGATAAGGTCCTAGATACCGGTTCTTAGGCATCTGCGGCGCAAGATGGCGGCTCATAGGAAGCTTACCAAGCTCAAGCCCGTCATGACGTCACCGATTGCGAAGCTCGGACTAGGGTCCGGGCAGTTCAGCCTCGACCAGCCGGCGACCCGCGGTCGTCCGCGCGAGGCCGAGGCGCGCGACATCCTCGCCATCGCGGCCCGCGCCGGCCTGTCGGTGATGGAAGTCGGCCGTCATTCCCAGGCCGTGGAGCTGACGCTCGGCCAGGTGATGCCCAAGCCGAACCCCTTCCGCCTGACCGTCACGACCGTTCGCCCGGACCGCGGCCCCGACTTCGCCGAGGCTGAAGTGCGCGCCCAGATCGCCCGCCTGGGCGTCGACCGGGTGGAGTCGATCTTCGCGCCGTCGGCGACCGACATGCTGAGCCCCGGCGGCCCGGCGCTCTGGGACCGGCTGAAGAAGCTGAAGGACGAGGGGCTGTGCCGGAAAGTCGGCGTCTCGGTCTACGCCTCGGACGATCCCTGCGGCCTTTCCCGCCGGTTCAAGCCGGACGTGGTGCAGGCGCCGGCCTCGCTGCTGGACCAGCGGCTCATCGTCGACGGCACCCTCTCCGAGCTCGCGGCCATGGGCGTCGAGGTGCAGCTGCGCTCGATCTTCCTCAACGGCGTGCTGTTCCTGCCGCCGGACCGCGCCCCCTCGCACCTCAAGGCGGCGGCCGGGCGGATCAGCCGGGCGCGCCGGTTGATCGCCGAGGGCCGCTCCGACCCGCTGCAGGCGGCGTTGGGCTTCGCCCTCTCGCGTCCCGAGGCGTCGGCCGTGCTGGTGGACGTGGCCTCGGCCTCGGAGATGAGCGCGGTGATCGCGGCGGCCATGAGCCCGCCGCCGGACCTCGACTGGGACGAGATGGCCCTCGACGATCCGGCGGCGCTCGACCCCCGCGCCTGGGCCGCGGCCTAGGGCCGGAAGCGGACCCCGAGGTAGACGGCGCGGCCGGCTTCGCTGAAGCCCAGAGTCTCCTCGTAGCGGCGGTCGGCCAGGTTCTCGACGCGGGCGGTCAGCGACACCTGATCGGTCAGCCGATAGGAGCCGGCGAGGTCGGCGACGAGAAAGCCCTTGCGCCGCTCGCGGGAGAAGCCGTCGCGGGCGAGATCGAGCTGGCTCGACTCGCCACGCACCGTAAGGGCGCCGCCCCACTTGCCAGAATTGTAGAACAGGGCCGCCGAGCCGGAGTTGTGCGGGATGCGCAACAATTCCGCGCCCGTCGTGGCGTCGATCGCCTTGGTGTGGGCGTAGGCGAGCTTCAGGCGCAGGGCGTCCGTCAGCTGCGCGTCGGCCTCGGCCTCCAGGCCCGTGGAGCGGGTGCGGGCGATGTTGACGTAGCGCAGGTCCTGGTAGGCGATCTGGTCGCGCACCGCGAGCCGGTAGCCGGTGACCGCCGCCTCGATGCGCTTGTCCGGTGAGAGCCAGCCCAGGCGCATGTCGTAGCCCTCGGCGCGCTCGGGCCGCAGCGGGACCGGCGGGGCGAAGCAGTAGTCGCAGACCACCTCGGAGATGGACGGGATCTTGAAGCCCTGGCCGGCCGAGGCGGTGAGGGTGAAGCCCGCCCCGACGTCCACCGCGGCGGAGAGACGGCCGGTGGAGCGCGAACGGAAGCGGTCCGGGTCGTCGAAACGCAGGCTGGCGGTGAGGTTCAGCGGGGTCCAGGGCCGGGCTCGGGCGACGGCGAAGACCGAGGTCACCGAGAGGTTCGTGGAGGTGCGGCCGGAAAGGTCGGCCTTGCTCTCGATGCGCTCGGCGCCGACGACGGCCGCCCAGGCATCGGCCGGCCCGCCCTTCTCGGCGGTCCAGCGGAACACCCGGCGCGTCGCGGTGTAGACCTCCGGGAAGTCGGAGATGTTGCGCCGCCACAGGTGGTAGTCGCCGTAGCTGGCGGTCTGGCGAAGGCCGAAGGCGTCGACGACGGCGCGGACATCGCCCTGCCAGCTCCGCGCCTTGTTGCGGTCCGGCGTGTCGGCCAGGGCGTAGTCGGGCGGCGGATAGCCGTCGATGGCGATGTTGGCGTAGGTGGTGCGCAGCCGCGCGTCGAGCTGCAGCCAGTCGGTCAGGCGCACCCGCCCGGCGAGGTTGGCCGTGGCGGTGCGGTAGGGGTCCTTCTCGCTGCCCGTATCGGCGCGCGAGATCCCGTCGGTGCGCAGGCCGGCGAGGGAGGCGGAGACTGCGTAGCGGTCCTCGGCGACGCCGGTCCCGACGAAGCCGCGGGCCGTGCCGAAGCTGCCGCCCTCGGCCGAGGCGGTGAGGCCGGTCAGCTCGCGGGTGGTGATCGAGACCACCCCGCCGATGGCGTCCGAACCCCAAAGCGAGCCCTGCGGCCCGTTCAGCACCTCGATGCGCTCGACGTCCGCGGTCTGCAGCGAGGAGGGATCGAAGGTCCCGTTCGGGTCGGCGGCGTCGTTCACCGGCACGCCGTCGATCAGCACCAGGGTCTTGTCGGGCGAGGCGCCGCGGATGCGGATCGCCGCCGCGCCGCCAAAGGCGCCGTTGCGGGTTACGCCGACCCCGGGAACGGTCGACAGCACGTCCTCCAGGAACGGCGTCTGACGCGCCTCCAGCTCGGCCCGATCGACCACGTGGGCGCCGGTGACGAGGTCGAGGCGGCTGGGCAGGCGGGTGGCGGTGACCACCACCTCGCCGAGCGGCGACGGCTCGTCGGCAAAGGCGGCGGCGGGAAGCGCCCCGGCGAGGGCGGCGGTGGAGAAGAGCAGCGATCGGATAGAGCAACGCATGGGTCGTACAGCCTCCGGGTTCGGAGTCGCTGCGACGGTGGACGGGCGGACCATCCGCCTCCTGCCGCGCCGATCGCCTGGTCCCGGGCGCACGGACGAGCGACGGAAGACGGCAGGTCTCCTGGCTCACGGGTCACCGGCCCTCGCCCTCGCCTTCCCGGCCCGAGGCCAGTGGCGCCGCCCCCGCGAGGGGGACGGACGGACGAAGGTCTCGCCGCTTACAGTTGCGGGCACAGCCGGGGCGTCACACCCCGTTCCCTCTTGGCCTCCCGGTGAGGGGAAGACCGCCTTCGCGGGGCGGTTCATGCCCCCATGCGGCCTGGCCCGCAAGCTCACGCTGGGAAAGATGCCCCCACAGAGGGGAGGATGCTCAGCCGAGCGCGCGCTTGTAGAGGGCGAGGAGTTCGGACCAGGCCTTCTCGGCGGCGGCCGCGTTGTAGACGGCCGCGCCCGGGACGCACCAGCCGTGCATGGCGCCCTCGTAGACCTCGAGCTTCAGCGGCACCTTGGCCGCGGCGAAGGCGGCGCGGACGGTGTCCTTGGCGGCCGGGTCGGACTTGTCGTCGTTGTCCGCCTCGCAGACCAGGTACTCGCCGTGCAGCTTCGGGGCGAGCAGGTGCGGACTGTCGGCGGTCTTCGTCACGAGCGTTCCGCCGTGGAAGGTGGCGCCGGCGCCGATCCGCGCGCTGGCCGCGCCGGTGCGCAGGGTCAGCGGCCCGCCCATGCAGTAGCCCTGGACGCCGATCTTCGCCTTGCGGTTCACCTTGGCCTGGGCGTCGAGGAAGCCGACATAGGCGGTGGCGTCCTTGTCGATGCCCTCGTTGGTCATGGCGCCGCGCATGGCGAACAGCCGCTGGCGCACGGCGGGGTCGCCGAAGTTCAGCGGCCCCTCGATCACCGGCGCCTTCTGCGAGCGGTAGAAGGGGTTGGGCACGAGGACCACATAGCCGGCCGCCGCAAGCCTGCGGCCCATGTCGCGGAACACCGGGCGAAGGCCGCCGATGTCGGTCCAGATCAGAACGCCGGGATAAGGGCCCTTGCCGGGCGGGGTGAAGAGCACCGCATCGGCCACCCCGTCGGGGGTCTTCACCGACACGTCGGTCTCCACGACGACGGCGGCGGCCTGGGCCTCGGCGGTGGTGGCGTAGCCGGCGAGGGCGGCGGCGGCGAGGCCGAAGCCGCGCCGGGAGAGCCGCGGGTCGTGAGTCAGATTCTGGTCCAGTTGCTGGCTCTGGTGGATCTCGTCATCGCACATGGCGGGCCTCCCTTTTCGTGGAGGGGAAGAGGGCCGGGCGGAGATTGCAGCGGTATTTCAGTGCGGCGGGGCCGGCGCGCTGCGCGCGGTCCACGAACCAACAAAAAAGGGCGGCCGAAGCCGCCCTTTCGTGGGTTCCGGGCGGCGCCCTACGCCCAGACCTTGTAGGGGTCGGCGAAGGGCTTGCCGAGGGCGTCGGCGACGGCCGGGTGGGTCAGCTCGCCGCCCAGGACGTTGAGACCCTTGGCGAGGTGGCGGTTCTTCTTCAGGGCCTCGAGGCCCTTGTCGGCGAGCAGCAGGCCGAACGGCAGGGTGGCGTGGACCAGGGCCTCCGAGGAGGTGCGGGGCGCCGCGCCCGGCATGTTGGCCACGCAGTAGTGGACGACGCCGTCGACGGTGTAGGTCGGGTCCTTGTGGGTGGTGGGCCGGCTGGTCTCGAAGCAGCCGCCCTGGTCGATCGAGACGTCGACCAGCACCGAGCCGGGCTTCATCTGCTTGAGGTGCTCCTTGCGGACCAGCTTGGGCGCCGCAGCCCCGGCGGTGAGCACGGCCCCGATCACCACGTCGGCCTTGAGGATCTCCTCCTCCACCGCGTCGAGGGTCGAATAGCGGGTGATGCAGCGGCCGGCGAAGATGTCGTCGAGGTACCGCATGCGCGGGATCGAGCGCTCGAGGATCACCACCTCCGCGCCGAGCCCGGCGGCCATGCGCGCCGCGTTGGCGCCCAC is a window encoding:
- a CDS encoding MoaD/ThiS family protein — protein: MARVLLFGPLRDVAGWREREITEAASIAALKAILAEEDERLGEALSAPGIQVALDQAIVRGDRPLGPATEVAFLPPMSGG
- a CDS encoding molybdenum cofactor biosynthesis protein MoaE; amino-acid sequence: MSIALTEQPFDPGALLSQFSAGRSEVGAVASFTGLARAEGGEAKILELEGYPGFTEAEIGKIAEEALSRFGIDDLMIRHRVGRIAPGEPIVFVATAARHRRAAFEACDFLMDYLKSRAPFWKKEHGPAGARWIEPRAEDYSDAARWDEKESQS
- the moaB gene encoding molybdenum cofactor biosynthesis protein B, with product MNAPAFAPGGKIDTNKPVKAVKIAVLTISDTRDEESDTSGNILAERVTGAGHELAGRAIVRDDIEAIRGQVSAWVASGEVEAIVTTGGTGITGRDVTPEAIRPLFDKELDGFSVIFHLVSYQSVGLSTLQSRALAGIVKGVFVFCLPGSNGAVKDGWDKVISAQLDSRHGPCNMVELMPRLMEQ
- the moaC gene encoding cyclic pyranopterin monophosphate synthase MoaC, whose protein sequence is MSKLTHIDETGRARMVDVSDKAVTAREAVAEGFVRMSPETLRLALSGEGRKGDVRAVAEIAGVMAAKKTSDLIPMCHPLAITKAEVRVEPAEGGLAVTARVKTSGQTGVEMEALTAVSVACLTLYDMLKAAEKGMVIEAVRLVAKSGGKSGDWTA
- a CDS encoding molybdopterin molybdotransferase MoeA; translation: MKLLPVDEARARMLAEIAALPVEPVPLAASIGRVLAEEVAAVRDQPPFAASAMDGWAVRSADGEGLRAIVGESAAGHGYEGEVTAGQAVRIFTGAALPAGCDAVVIQEDASREGEQVRVPQAAAGRHVRPAGGDFRKGQVLLQPGVRIDPWRLSLAASAGRAQVKVRRRPRVALISTGEEIVEAPANPGPFQIYDSGAPALAAMVAGWGAEVTRAKPVRDQLEAVIEALRTAEADLVVTVGGASVGDHDLVRTAGEALGLDYRVQSVAVRPGKPTFFGVLGDGRRMLGLPGNPASAFVCAEMFLRPIVNAYQGAEPQPATVPATLDEDLPANGPREHWMRAKLTYEAGEVRIRPYRDQDSSLVSVFAVSDALLRRAPGAPAVAAGEVVEALPLSRA
- a CDS encoding bifunctional regulator KidO; this translates as MTSPIAKLGLGSGQFSLDQPATRGRPREAEARDILAIAARAGLSVMEVGRHSQAVELTLGQVMPKPNPFRLTVTTVRPDRGPDFAEAEVRAQIARLGVDRVESIFAPSATDMLSPGGPALWDRLKKLKDEGLCRKVGVSVYASDDPCGLSRRFKPDVVQAPASLLDQRLIVDGTLSELAAMGVEVQLRSIFLNGVLFLPPDRAPSHLKAAAGRISRARRLIAEGRSDPLQAALGFALSRPEASAVLVDVASASEMSAVIAAAMSPPPDLDWDEMALDDPAALDPRAWAAA
- a CDS encoding TonB-dependent receptor plug domain-containing protein — translated: MRCSIRSLLFSTAALAGALPAAAFADEPSPLGEVVVTATRLPSRLDLVTGAHVVDRAELEARQTPFLEDVLSTVPGVGVTRNGAFGGAAAIRIRGASPDKTLVLIDGVPVNDAADPNGTFDPSSLQTADVERIEVLNGPQGSLWGSDAIGGVVSITTRELTGLTASAEGGSFGTARGFVGTGVAEDRYAVSASLAGLRTDGISRADTGSEKDPYRTATANLAGRVRLTDWLQLDARLRTTYANIAIDGYPPPDYALADTPDRNKARSWQGDVRAVVDAFGLRQTASYGDYHLWRRNISDFPEVYTATRRVFRWTAEKGGPADAWAAVVGAERIESKADLSGRTSTNLSVTSVFAVARARPWTPLNLTASLRFDDPDRFRSRSTGRLSAAVDVGAGFTLTASAGQGFKIPSISEVVCDYCFAPPVPLRPERAEGYDMRLGWLSPDKRIEAAVTGYRLAVRDQIAYQDLRYVNIARTRSTGLEAEADAQLTDALRLKLAYAHTKAIDATTGAELLRIPHNSGSAALFYNSGKWGGALTVRGESSQLDLARDGFSRERRKGFLVADLAGSYRLTDQVSLTARVENLADRRYEETLGFSEAGRAVYLGVRFRP
- a CDS encoding dienelactone hydrolase family protein → MCDDEIHQSQQLDQNLTHDPRLSRRGFGLAAAALAGYATTAEAQAAAVVVETDVSVKTPDGVADAVLFTPPGKGPYPGVLIWTDIGGLRPVFRDMGRRLAAAGYVVLVPNPFYRSQKAPVIEGPLNFGDPAVRQRLFAMRGAMTNEGIDKDATAYVGFLDAQAKVNRKAKIGVQGYCMGGPLTLRTGAASARIGAGATFHGGTLVTKTADSPHLLAPKLHGEYLVCEADNDDKSDPAAKDTVRAAFAAAKVPLKLEVYEGAMHGWCVPGAAVYNAAAAEKAWSELLALYKRALG
- the ald gene encoding alanine dehydrogenase; this encodes MRVGVPREIKPDEYRVGLTPTAVREYVTHGHEVVVEMGAGAGAGYPDEAYVRAGAKILPTAEDVFAGAELIVKVKEPQAVEWARLTKKHILFTYLHLAPDPAQTEGLLKSGCAAIAYETVTDDNGGLPLLAPMSEVAGRIAVFSAGETLLKHNGGMGLLISGVPGVPPARVAVLGGGVVGANAARMAAGLGAEVVILERSIPRMRYLDDIFAGRCITRYSTLDAVEEEILKADVVIGAVLTAGAAAPKLVRKEHLKQMKPGSVLVDVSIDQGGCFETSRPTTHKDPTYTVDGVVHYCVANMPGAAPRTSSEALVHATLPFGLLLADKGLEALKKNRHLAKGLNVLGGELTHPAVADALGKPFADPYKVWA